From Diceros bicornis minor isolate mBicDic1 chromosome 17, mDicBic1.mat.cur, whole genome shotgun sequence, the proteins below share one genomic window:
- the LOC131415584 gene encoding killer cell lectin-like receptor 2 produces the protein MSNQEVIYSSLRVLQSPSESQNRLRPGATQRPGKTDDKEFSVPWHLIAVTLGIFCLLLLVTVTVLGTKILQCTQEEHRQEASPQNLSQKCHNIQNDNYLKEKLLNKTLEYDILKNETLQQKKELDSLFIEKKRCHRKQESFSKSLQNTGKLYEHRWSCCGVNCYYFTTEVKTWQGCKQTCQSYNLSLLKINDKDEQAFLQPQTYGNSYWIGLSYNAEERKWKWIDDGTSSGM, from the exons ATGAGCAATCAGGAAGTGATTTATTCTTCCTTGAGAGTTCTTCAGTCTCCATCAGAGTCACAAAATAGATTAAGGCCTGGTGCTACTCAAAGGCCTGGGAAAACGGATGACAAAG AGTTTTCAGTGCCCTGGCATCTCATTGCAGTGACTCTTGGGATCTTCTGTTTACTTCTTTTGGTGACAGTCACAGTGTTGGGGACAAAGA TTTTGCAGTGCACTCAAGAAGAGCACCGACAGGAGGCAAGTCCACAAAATCTCAGTCAAAAGTGCCACAATATACAAAATGACAACTACTTAAAGGAGAAGCTTTTGAATAAGACGTTAGAATATGACATTCTCAAAAATGAAACCCTTCAGCAGAAAAAGGAACTGGACTCACTCTTTATAGAAAAGAAGAGATGTCATAGAAAACAGGAGAGCTTTTCAAAGTCTTTGCAAAATACAG GCAAACTCTATGAACACCGCTGGTCCTGTTGTGGAgtaaattgttattattttaccaCTGAAGTTAAAACCTGGCAGGGATGTAAACAGACTTGCCAAAGTTACAATTTATCTCTTTTGAAGATAAATGATAAAGATGAACAG GCCTTCCTTCAACCCCAGACTTATGGAAATAGCTACTGGATTGGATTATCATACAATGCAGAGGAAAGGAAGTGGAAATGGATTGACGATGGCACATCTTCTGGAATGTAA
- the LOC131415583 gene encoding killer cell lectin-like receptor 2, giving the protein MSNQEVIFSSMRVLQSPSESQNRSRPGSTQRPGKSDDKEFSVPWHLTVVILGILCLLLFVIIRVLETKILQCIQEKHQQEEFLRNLRQNCHNIQNDAYLKEQLLNKTLEYDILINETLQQKKELDSLFIGKKRCRKQESFSKSLQNTGKLYEDRWSCCGVNCYYFTTEVKTWQGCKQTCQSYNLSLLKINDKDEQAFLQPQTYGNYYWIGLSYNAEERKWKWIDDGTSSGM; this is encoded by the exons ATGAGCAATCAGGAAGTGATTTTTTCCTCCATGAGAGTTCTTCAGTCTCCTTCAGAGTCACAAAATAGATCAAGGCCTGGTAGTACTCAAAGACCAGGCAAAAGTGATGACAAAG AGTTTTCAGTGCCCTGGCATCTCACTGTAGTGATTCTTGGGATCCTCTGTTTACTTCTTTTCGTGATAATCAGAGTGTTGGAGACAAAGA TTTTGCAGTGTATTCAAGAAAAACACCAACAGGAGGAATTTCTACGAAATCTCCGTCAAAATTGCCACAATATACAAAATGACGCCTACTTAAAGGAGCAGCTTTTGAATAAGACGTTAGAATATGACATTCTCATAAACGAAACCCTTCAGCAGAAAAAGGAACTGGACTCACTCTTTATAGGAAAGAAGAGATGTAGAAAACAGGAGAGCTTTTCAAAGTCTTTGCAAAATACAG GCAAACTCTATGAAGACCGCTGGTCCTGTTGTGGAgtaaattgttattattttaccaCTGAAGTTAAAACCTGGCAGGGATGTAAACAGACTTGCCAAAGTTACAATTTATCTCTTTTGAAGATAAATGATAAAGATGAACAG GCCTTCCTTCAACCCCAGACTTATGGAAACTACTACTGGATTGGATTATCATATAATGCAGAGGAAAGGAAGTGGAAATGGATTGACGATGGCACATCTTCTGGAATGTAA